A stretch of the Papaver somniferum cultivar HN1 chromosome 6, ASM357369v1, whole genome shotgun sequence genome encodes the following:
- the LOC113288412 gene encoding protein trichome berefringence-like 7 — protein MVATFNRSLSGHYSRKGLSFGSPRSPRVGGHRKTWVSRSFHILVGCSLLITFVLAMGCGYLYVLPSLTQAFHGYGLSNDSKLVESTGGTCDLFEGNWEPYIGYPLYNSSECPFAEPGFNCLANGRKDIDYLKWRWKPKNCNVPVFDVHVVLERLRGKRVVFVGDSMSRTQWESLICLLMTGIEDKKSIYEVNGNKITKQIRFLGVRFSSFNFTIEFFRSVFLVQHGWVPRIGPKRVRSTLKLDKLDDISKEWIDSDVLIFNTGQWWTTGKLFDTGCYFQVGKALKLGMSITAAYRTALDTWASWVETSVNTNRTKIFFRSFEPSHWSNWSDQSRRSCNVTQFPMSETEGRDQSPFSDIISEVVKNMTVPVTVLQVTSMGAFRSDAHVGPYSDMPDVADCSHWCLPGVPDVWNEFMVSLLLADKKLAH, from the exons ATGGTGGCTACATTTAATAGGAGTTTGTCTGGTCATTATAGCAGAAAGGGTTTGAGTTTTGGAAGCCCTAGGAGTCCTAGAGTTGGAGGACATCGAAAGACATGGGTATCAAGGTCGTTTCATATACTTGTTGGATGTAGTTTGTTGATTACATTCGTTTTAGCAATGGGTTGTGGTTATTTGTATGTGCTTCCTAGTCTAACCCAAGCCTTTCATGGGTATGGTTTGTCGAACGACTCGAAACTAGTTGAGAGTACAGGAGgaacatgtgatttgtttgagGGAAATTGGGAGCCGTATATTGGTTATCCATTGTATAATAGCTCAGAGTGTCCGTTCGCTGAACCAGGGTTTAATTGCTTGGCAAATGGGAGGAAGGATATCGATTATTTGAAATGGAGGTGGAAGCCTAAAAATTGTAATGTGCCGGTGTTTGATGTACATGTAGTTTTGGAGAGACTTCGTGGGAAACGGGTTGTTTTTGTTGGTGATTCGATGAGTAGAACACAATGGGAGTCTTTGATTTGTTTGCTTATGACTGGAATAGAAGATAAAAAAAGCATTTATGAAGTGAATGGGAATAAGATTACTAAGCAGATTCGGTTTTTGGGTGTACGGTTCAGTTCCTTCAATTTTACGATTGAGTTCTTCCGATCAGTTTTCTTGGTGCAGCATGGTTGGGTGCCTAGAATTGGTCCAAAGAGAGTTAGATCGACACTTAAGTTGGATAAGTTGGATGATATTAGTAAAGAATGGATTGATTCAGATGTTCTGATTTTTAATACAGGACAATGGTGGACAACTGGCAAGCTTTTCGACAC GGGCTGCTATTTTCAGGTTGGAAAAGCGCTAAAGCTTGGGATGTCTATAACTGCTGCTTACAGAACAGCATTAGACACTTGGGCCTCATGGGTTGAGACATCGGTCAACACAAATAGAACAAAGATCTTCTTTCGGAGTTTTGAGCCTTCGCATTGGTCTAATTGGAG tgatcaatcacgaagatccTGCAATGTGACTCAATTCCCCATGTCAGAAACCGAAGGGAGAGACCAGAGCCCCTTTTCAGACATCATATCAGAAGTGGTAAAGAACATGACTGTTCCTGTTACAGTTCTTCAAGTTACTTCTATGGGGGCTTTCCGAAGCGACGCCCATGTAGGACCCTATAGTGACATGCCAGATGTGGCTGATTGTAGTCACTGGTGTCTTCCTGGAGTACCTGATGTCTGGAACGAGTTTATGGTGTCATTGCTTCTTGCTGACAAAAAACTTGCTCATTAA